The Clupea harengus chromosome 6, Ch_v2.0.2, whole genome shotgun sequence genome contains a region encoding:
- the znf507 gene encoding zinc finger protein 507, whose product MEDSSGVAVLIPHARGQQDAVFIPDRMAASVASRLQGNKDEQPEQHQHHRQAADSLIQVIEKLSKIVEKRPRRCTTAGRKRAALARCVSPPGNPSCQREASPEPPSPCKRVREEDEDEEDVEGKVVQAAESGEGGPSEAAGRTVTCYQCSLCRFLSPTLAALREHLHQHNEQHSELLLMCSECRFTSSRQDQLEAHVRQHLEHAEAEAEAEAEAAGGVPTPAERSTGAAAAAETEPSGSSTDDLALRPREGGKKWYSYEPCGTYRCLICSYTCVQQRMLKTHAWKHAGLVDCSYPIFEDEADQSGHRDALVAPTPSYSAALPHIGEEEEEAIVLLTAVGEKPQALHSASGLQIELCGSVGTVFGEGEKVPGVVTAKQSLLEQEAFSKDHSEEPLLEVQVATDTEPAAEVELDPDGRQAGGADTLLSSAQKIISSRGNSAGHVNVIVERLPCAEAPVTNKPLLLSPEVGGDKNLLAAEEVELDGQPHAVFYQEPEEVVIDWSGADKQQEQQQIEEELEQEEQEEEEEEEEEDGCCTTTTELPLDENVPPARRRTHSESLRLHSLAAEVLVAMPTRAPELSRLGVKVTAPLRPQSPDTGQRPDTGQRLAETPTVAHHHRAAPSAELALGVDVPAALPEPPREDALAEGPTKAGISLSLLTVIERLRERSDQNTSDEDILKELQDNAQSHPAGTGTGVGSGGTGGTIAGDPTLLAEGGLVEFVAGSERPYRCRLCRYSSDNKGYIKQHLRVHRQKQPYQCPICEHVALDSKDLESHTLHHCKTRTYPCKQCSKAFYYKSQLRSHERDQHGVGDATATLTPLSETTATAPEEPDRTTEEVADPLSTQRVYKCDVCDYTSSTYVGVRNHRRIHNSDKPYRCCSCDFATTNMNSLKSHMKRHPLEHQAVQLLEQYRCSLCGYVCSHPPSLKSHMWKHAGDQNYNYEQVNKAINEAISQSGRSPAASQKAPALAEPTAEPPVVLLGRQEKFLPVPTGPARPAGTGPGDSPTGPCAARERLEGGGTPLPAAKERAGLEYCMLLFCCCICGFESTSKEQLLEHMKEHEGDIISIILNKEQQQQQQQQQQQQQQQQQQQGQQQQQQPPPLPTEGSVEP is encoded by the exons ATGGAGGACAGCAGTGGTGTGGCAGTCCTCATCCCCCATGCGAGGGGCCAGCAGGATGCAGTCTTCATCCCAGACCGGATGGCAGCATCCGTGGCCTCTCGTCTCCAGGGAAACAAGGATGAGCAGCCagagcagcaccagcaccatcGGCAAGCTGCCGACTCTCTCATCCAGGTCATCGAGAAGCTCAGCAAGATCGTGGAGAAGCGGCCGCGACGCTGCACCACCGCTGGCAGGAAGAGGGCGGCCCTCGCCCGCTGCGTCTCGCCACCCGGCAACCCCTCCTGCCAGAGGGAAGCCAGCCCCGAGCCCCCGTCCCCCTGCAAGAGGGTGcgtgaggaggatgaggatgaggaggatgttGAGGGTAAGGTGGTTCAGGCGGCGGAGTCAGGGGAGGGCGGGCCGAGCGAGGCAGCCGGCCGGACAGTGACGTGCTACCAGTGCAGCCTGTGCCGCTTCCTGTCGCCCACGCTGGCGGCGCTGCGCGAGCACCTGCACCAACACAACGAGCAGCACAGCGAGCTGCTCCTCATGTGCTCCGAGTGCCGCTTCACCTCCAGCCGCCAGGACCAGCTGGAGGCGCATGTGCGGCAGCACCTGGAGCATGCGGAGGcagaggcggaggcggaggcggaggcggcggGGGGGGTGCCTACGCCAGCGGAGAGGTCGACTggagccgccgccgccgccgagaCAGAGCCTTCCGGAAGTAGCACAGACGACTTGGCGCTTCGCCCACGCGAGGGAGGGAAAAAGTGGTACAGCTATGAGCCGTGCGGTACGTACCGCTGCCTGATCTGCAGCTACACGTGCGTGCAGCAGCGCATGCTCAAGACGCACGCGTGGAAGCACGCCGGCCTGGTGGACTGCTCTTACCCGATCTTCGAAGATGAGGCAGATCAGTCAGGCCATCGAGACGCTCTCGTGGCCCCTACACCCAGTTACAGCGCTGCCCTGCCTCATattggggaggaggaggaggaggccattGTGCTCCTCACAGCAGTAGGGGAGAAGCCGCAGGCCCTTCATTCAGCCTCTGGCCTGCAGATTGAACTCTGTGGCTCAGTGGGAACAGTTTTTGGGGAAGGGGAGAAGGTGCCTGGGGTGGTTACAGCCAAACAGAGTCTCCTGGAGCAGGAGGCGTTCTCTAAAGATCACTCGGAGGAGCCTCTCCTGGAGGTCCAGGTCGCCACGGATACGGAGCCGGCCGCAGAGGTGGAGCTCGATCCTGACGGGCGGCAGGCAGGTGGAGCAGACACCCTCCTGAGCTCTGCCCAGAAGATCATCAGCAGCCGTGGCAACAGCGCCGGCCACGTCAACGTCATAGTGGAGAGGCTGCCCTGCGCCGAGGCGCCCGTCACCAACAAACCCCTCCTTCTCAGCCCTGAAGTGGGCGGGGATAAGAACCTGCTGGCGGCCGAAGAGGTGGAGCTTGATGGCCAGCCCCACGCAGTCTTCTACCAGGAACCAGAGGAGGTGGTGATTGACTGGAGTGGGGCCGacaagcagcaggagcagcagcaaaTAGAGGAAGAGttagagcaggaggagcaggaggaggaggaggaggaggaggaggaggacggctGCTGCACGACGACGACAGAGCTTCCCCTAGATGAGAACGTGCCCCCAGCCCGCAGGAGGACCCACTCGGAGTCTCTGAGGCTGCATTCACTGGCAGCAGAGGTGCTGGTAGCCATGCCGACCCGCGCTCCAGAGCTGAGCAGGCTGGGTGTTAAGGTCACAGCACCCCTACGCCCCCAGAGTCCCGACACAGGCCAGCGCCCCGACACGGGCCAGCGTCTGGCAGAGACGCCCACCGTCGCCCATCACCACAGAGCTGCCCCCTCTGCCGAGCTGGCACTGGGGGTGGACGTTCCTGCCGCGTTGCCCGAACCGCCCCGGGAGGACGCGCTGGCTGAGGGTCCCACAAAGGCGGGCATCAGCCTGTCCCTGCTGACGGTCATCGAGCGGCTCCGCGAGCGATCCGACCAGAACACCTCGGACGAGGACATCCTCAAGGAGCTGCAGGACAACGCCCAGAGCCACCCGGCGGGCACGGGCACCGGTGTGGGCAGCGGTGGAACGGGGGGCACCATAGCGGGCGACCCCACTCTGCTCGCCGAGGGAGGCCTGGTGGAGTTTGTGGCGGGCAGCGAGCGGCCCTACCGATGCCGGCTGTGCCGCTACAGCAGCGACAACAAAGGCTACATCAAGCAGCACCTGCGGGTGCACAGGCAGAAGCAGCCGTACCAGTGCCCCATCTGTGAGCACGTGGCACTGGACAGTAAGGACCTGGAGAGCCACACCCTCCACCACTGCAAGACCAGGACGTACCCCTGCAAGCAGTGCAGCAAGGCCTTCTACTACAAG AGTCAGCTGAGGAGTCACGAGCGAGACCAGCATGGGGTTGGCGACGCCACGGCAACACTGACGCCCCTCTCGGAAACCACGGCGACCGCGCCAGAGGAACCGGACCGGACGACGGAAGAGG TGGCAGATCCACTCAGCACCCAGAGGGTGTACAAGTGTGATGTGTGCGACTACACCAGCTCGACCTACGTAGGCGTCAGGAACCACCGCAGAATCCACAACTCGGACAAACCCTACAG GTGCTGCAGCTGTGACTTTGCCACCACCAACATGAACAGCCTAAAGAGCCACATGAAGAGGCATCCTTTGGAGCACCAGGCGGTCCAGCTGCTGGAACAGTACAG GTGTTCCCTTTGTGGCTATGTCTGTAGCCACCCGCCATCCTTGAAGTCGCATATGTGGAAGCATGCCGGCGATCAAAACTACAACTACGAGCAAGTGAACAAGGCCATCAACGAAGCCATCTCCCAGAGTGGccg TTCTCCCGCCGCCAGTCAGAAAGCCCCAGCGTTGGCGGAGCCCACAGCCGAGCCCCCCGTGGTTCTTCTGGGCAGGCAGGAGAAATTCCTGCCGGTGCCCACGGGGCCGGCGAGGCCAGCCGGCACCGGGCCCGGGGACAGCCCCACGGGCCCCTGTGCGGCGCGGGAGCGGCTGGAGGGAGGCGGCACGCCGCTGCCGGCGGCTAAGGAGCGGGCGGGTCTGGAGTACTGCATGCTGCTCTTCTGTTGCTGCATCTGCGGCTTCGAGTCCACCAGCAAGGAGCAGCTGCTGGAGCACATGAAGGAGCACGAGGGagacatcatcagcatcatcctcaacaaggagcagcagcagcagcagcagcagcagcagcagcagcagcagcagcagcagcagcagcaggggcagcagcagcagcagcagcctccaccGCTGCCAACAGAGGGCAGTGTGGAGCCGTGA
- the LOC122132968 gene encoding protein AF-9-like, translated as MTRNVCSSCCLPSPWGRLILFEYVQCFHYGQISIILRHRRTQKSPRQLTKMSLSRSGSFKCRNDYCSSRSSRPNDYCSSSSSSSSRCSSNSSSTSSSSSSGSRISRSCTNLALLSREPTSNDSKDIDEDMSKQHTVCSTKPNPKYKTSHQMIKEKLGRIKEQMKKTSTEHLCRRPERKPYHPFVWNSLSPYRDTYEIDYLIAMSSSSRQGDETPMTQKSPEA; from the exons ATGACCCGAAATGTTTGCTCGTCTTGTTGTCTGCCGTCTCCATGGGGCCGCTTGATCCTGTTCGAGTATGTCCAGTGTTTTCACTATGGCCAAATAAGCATAATTCTcagacacagacggacacaaAAATCACCCAGGCAGCTGACAAAAATGTCGCTTTCGCGTTCGGGTTCGTTCAAGTGTAGGAATGATTAttgtagtagtagaagtagtaggcctaatgattattgcagcagtagtagtagcagcagtagcaggtgcagcagtaacagtagtagtactagcagcagcagtagtagtggtAGCAGGATCAGCAGAAGTTGCACAAATCTAGCGTTACTATCTCGGGAGCCTACCTCAAATGATTCAAAAG ATATTGATGAGGACATGAGCAAgcaacacacagtgtgttccaCAAAGCCAAACCCCAAGTATAAAACCTCCCACCAGATGATTAAGGAAAAACTGGGAAGAATAAAGGAGCAGATGAAGAAGACCTCAACAGAACACCTGTGTCGGCGCCCAGAGAG GAAGCCATATCATCCTTTTGTCTGGAACAGCTTGAGCCCTTACAGAGACACATATGAGATTGACTATCTCATTGCCATG AGTTCTTCAAGTAGGCAGGGAGATGAAACCCCAATGACTCAAAAGTCTCCAGAAGCGTGA